The following are encoded together in the Verrucomicrobiota bacterium genome:
- a CDS encoding nucleotidyltransferase family protein — protein sequence MNILILAAGYATRLYPLTENKAKPLLEVAGKPMIEWVLDNLAPIPDIDRVYVVTNNKFAGAFEEWAAGYKAKGIGGAKMEFTIVNDGSTCDTDKLGAIGDIHYVLKTQDISHQDLLVVAGDNLFSQPVPEFAEAAKKHPATLALYDVGNLEEIRKYNNVSVDAEGVITHFEEKPEHPTTTKTGIALYYYRKDVLPLIDTYVAEGNNPDQPGRLIQWLYTRVKVGTWDVPGTWFDIGSKETLIEANEVFKKFA from the coding sequence ATGAACATTCTGATCCTTGCCGCTGGTTACGCAACCCGCCTCTATCCCCTCACCGAAAACAAGGCCAAGCCCCTGCTTGAAGTAGCGGGTAAGCCGATGATCGAATGGGTGCTCGACAACCTCGCCCCGATTCCCGACATCGATCGGGTCTATGTGGTCACGAACAACAAGTTCGCCGGGGCTTTCGAAGAGTGGGCTGCCGGGTACAAAGCAAAGGGAATCGGTGGGGCCAAGATGGAGTTCACTATCGTCAACGACGGCTCCACATGTGATACCGACAAACTCGGAGCAATCGGCGACATCCACTACGTTCTCAAGACCCAAGATATCAGTCACCAGGATCTACTGGTTGTTGCCGGGGATAATCTCTTCAGCCAGCCCGTTCCAGAATTCGCGGAGGCCGCCAAAAAGCATCCCGCCACACTCGCCCTCTACGACGTGGGGAACCTTGAGGAGATCCGAAAATACAATAACGTCTCAGTCGATGCCGAGGGCGTGATCACCCATTTCGAGGAGAAGCCGGAGCATCCCACCACCACCAAGACCGGCATCGCTCTTTACTATTACCGCAAGGATGTCCTCCCGCTCATCGATACCTATGTCGCGGAGGGAAACAACCCCGATCAACCGGGGCGCCTGATCCAGTGGCTCTATACGCGGGTCAAGGTGGGTACCTGGGACGTCCCTGGAACCTGGTTCGATATCGGAAGCAAGGAAACCCTGATCGAGGCCAACGAGGTCTTCAAAAAGTTCGCCTGA
- a CDS encoding MotA/TolQ/ExbB proton channel family protein, translated as MYLLSAKRSTLQGIFTPFVFGALAASSALAVETNASASLNPLPALASRATMTSGNPETLLKLLSAGGLVMIPLLVLSVITLALILVYLVTLRRGAVAGSRFMTMAETLLGKGDLLGLLAIANKHRDIAASILTRTLEFLASHPGATDDQLREIAQTEGSREASLLNQRVAWLADIATVAPMLGLLGTVFGMIRSFSVMANDVAASRPMLLAEGVAEALVATAAGLVVGIPAMIAYAWFRGRVQEMISEMEGVTSLLLVKLVIARKNSQTPR; from the coding sequence ATGTACCTACTATCTGCCAAACGATCAACCCTCCAAGGCATCTTCACTCCCTTCGTTTTCGGAGCCCTTGCCGCCTCTTCAGCGTTGGCTGTCGAGACGAATGCCTCTGCGTCACTCAATCCGCTCCCCGCACTTGCCTCTCGTGCCACTATGACATCCGGAAATCCGGAAACTCTGCTCAAACTTCTCTCTGCCGGAGGCTTGGTGATGATCCCTCTGCTGGTTCTTTCCGTGATCACGCTGGCATTGATCCTTGTCTATCTCGTCACTCTCAGGAGAGGTGCCGTGGCCGGTTCACGATTCATGACGATGGCTGAGACACTGCTCGGCAAAGGGGACCTCCTAGGGCTCTTGGCCATTGCCAACAAGCACCGCGATATTGCGGCCTCCATCCTCACAAGAACGCTTGAATTTCTGGCCAGTCATCCGGGGGCCACGGACGATCAACTCCGGGAAATCGCGCAGACAGAGGGAAGCCGCGAGGCTTCCCTGCTGAACCAGCGCGTAGCATGGCTTGCCGACATCGCCACGGTGGCACCCATGCTGGGACTGCTCGGCACGGTTTTCGGCATGATCCGTTCCTTCAGCGTGATGGCCAACGACGTGGCTGCTTCCCGCCCGATGTTGCTAGCAGAGGGGGTGGCCGAGGCTCTCGTCGCAACGGCGGCCGGACTAGTCGTCGGCATTCCTGCGATGATCGCCTATGCTTGGTTCCGCGGGAGGGTTCAGGAAATGATCTCCGAAATGGAGGGGGTAACCTCCCTTCTGCTGGTGAAGCTCGTGATCGCCAGAAAGAATTCGCAGACACCCCGCTGA
- a CDS encoding biopolymer transporter ExbD: protein MNFRTRQQPEPRGFLIAPMVDILLVLLGFFMLTWSFARQERELDVQMPSAGEAKEQRRSVGEVIVNVKADGSLVMNRRRMTSDELLAALSRIAALYPDQAVVLRGDQRVDYGHIVQTLDLCRKANIWNIAFATASPEAPAASP from the coding sequence GTGAATTTTCGCACGCGCCAACAACCGGAGCCACGAGGCTTCCTGATCGCCCCGATGGTCGACATCCTGCTCGTGCTGCTTGGGTTCTTCATGCTCACGTGGAGTTTTGCCCGGCAGGAACGGGAACTCGATGTCCAGATGCCCTCGGCGGGCGAGGCCAAGGAACAGCGGCGCTCCGTCGGCGAGGTGATCGTCAACGTGAAGGCCGATGGCAGCCTTGTCATGAACCGCCGGCGCATGACCTCGGACGAGCTTCTGGCCGCACTTTCACGGATTGCCGCGCTTTATCCCGACCAGGCCGTGGTGCTTCGCGGCGATCAGCGTGTCGACTATGGACATATCGTCCAGACACTCGACCTCTGCCGAAAGGCCAACATCTGGAACATCGCCTTCGCCACAGCTAGCCCAGAAGCCCCCGCTGCCAGTCCATAA